The following are from one region of the Andrena cerasifolii isolate SP2316 chromosome 1, iyAndCera1_principal, whole genome shotgun sequence genome:
- the Crebb gene encoding cyclic-AMP response element binding protein B isoform X9, whose product MESMVEENGSAVDPLSGGSQSGDAAPAIATSVQSVIQPNQQSVIQTATNIQPVAISKGNVILVSKPNSVIQTAQASLQTIQVVETGSDDSFSDSEECPEQRGGILTRRPSYKKILNDLGGGEITDGRLPPLESSSECDSNVDSEVSSHSLHYQTVIPAGTIQIATQGEGVPGLHTLTMSNATTAGGTIVQYAQGQDTQFFVPGHGVVVEDAARKRELRLFKNREAARECRRKKKEYIKCLENRVAILENRNQTLIEELKSLKQLCEPKTD is encoded by the exons ATGGAAAGTATGGTCGAGGAAAATGGATCAGCCGTTGACCCATTGTCTGGAGGTTCTCAAAGTGGTGACGCAGCGCCAGCAATAGCTACTTCG GTACAGTCTGTTATACAACCTAATCAACAGTCAGTAATCCAGACTGCGACAAATATTCAGCCTGTTGCTATTTCGAAAGGAAACGTCATTCTTGTTAGTAAACCCAACTCAGTCATTCAAACAGCTCAAGCAAGCTTACAGACGATTCAG GTAGTTGAAACAGGTAGCGATGATAGCTTTTCGGACTCCGAAGAATGTCCAGAACAGAGAGGAGGTATTCTTACCAGACGACCATCCTATAAGAAAATTCTCAACGATTTAGGCGGCGGTGAAATTACAG ACGGTCGATTGCCCCCCCTAGAATCATCTTCTGAGTGTGATTCTAATGTGGACAGTGAAGTGTCTTCCCACTCTCTCCATTATCAGACAG TGATCCCCGCCGGTACCATTCAGATTGCGACCCAAGGAGAGGGTGTCCCGGGGCTCCATACGTTAACTATGAGCAACGCGACAACGGCCGGCGGAACTATAGTACAGTATGCGCAAGGCCAAGATACCCAGTTTTTCGTTCCAG GACATGGTGTTGTAGTAGAAGATGCAGCTAGAAAAAGAGAATTAAGGTTGTTTAAGAACAG AGAAGCGGCCCGCGAGTGCAGAAGGAAAAAGAAAGAGTACATAAAGTGTTTAGAAAACCGTGTTGCGATACTGGAAAATAGAAATCAGACGTTAATAGAGGAACTGAAATCGTTGAAGCAACTATGCGAGCCGAAAACTGACTGA
- the Crebb gene encoding cyclic-AMP response element binding protein B isoform X7 → MESMVEENGSAVDPLSGGSQSGDAAPAIATSVQSVIQPNQQSVIQTATNIQPVAISKGNVILVSKPNSVIQTAQASLQTIQVVETGSDDSFSDSEECPEQRGGILTRRPSYKKILNDLGGGEITDGRLPPLESSSECDSNVDSEVSSHSLHYQTVIPAGTIQIATQGEGVPGLHTLTMSNATTAGGTIVQYAQGQDTQFFVPAYTGHGVVVEDAARKRELRLFKNREAARECRRKKKEYIKCLENRVAILENRNQTLIEELKSLKQLCEPKTD, encoded by the exons ATGGAAAGTATGGTCGAGGAAAATGGATCAGCCGTTGACCCATTGTCTGGAGGTTCTCAAAGTGGTGACGCAGCGCCAGCAATAGCTACTTCG GTACAGTCTGTTATACAACCTAATCAACAGTCAGTAATCCAGACTGCGACAAATATTCAGCCTGTTGCTATTTCGAAAGGAAACGTCATTCTTGTTAGTAAACCCAACTCAGTCATTCAAACAGCTCAAGCAAGCTTACAGACGATTCAG GTAGTTGAAACAGGTAGCGATGATAGCTTTTCGGACTCCGAAGAATGTCCAGAACAGAGAGGAGGTATTCTTACCAGACGACCATCCTATAAGAAAATTCTCAACGATTTAGGCGGCGGTGAAATTACAG ACGGTCGATTGCCCCCCCTAGAATCATCTTCTGAGTGTGATTCTAATGTGGACAGTGAAGTGTCTTCCCACTCTCTCCATTATCAGACAG TGATCCCCGCCGGTACCATTCAGATTGCGACCCAAGGAGAGGGTGTCCCGGGGCTCCATACGTTAACTATGAGCAACGCGACAACGGCCGGCGGAACTATAGTACAGTATGCGCAAGGCCAAGATACCCAGTTTTTCGTTCCAG CTTATACAGGACATGGTGTTGTAGTAGAAGATGCAGCTAGAAAAAGAGAATTAAGGTTGTTTAAGAACAG AGAAGCGGCCCGCGAGTGCAGAAGGAAAAAGAAAGAGTACATAAAGTGTTTAGAAAACCGTGTTGCGATACTGGAAAATAGAAATCAGACGTTAATAGAGGAACTGAAATCGTTGAAGCAACTATGCGAGCCGAAAACTGACTGA
- the Crebb gene encoding cyclic-AMP response element binding protein B isoform X12 encodes MESMVEENGSAVDPLSGGSQSGDAAPAIATSVQSVIQPNQQSVIQTATNIQPVAISKGNVILVSKPNSVIQTAQASLQTIQVVETGSDDSFSDSEECPEQRGGILTRRPSYKKILNDLGGGEITVIPAGTIQIATQGEGVPGLHTLTMSNATTAGGTIVQYAQGQDTQFFVPAYTGHGVVVEDAARKRELRLFKNREAARECRRKKKEYIKCLENRVAILENRNQTLIEELKSLKQLCEPKTD; translated from the exons ATGGAAAGTATGGTCGAGGAAAATGGATCAGCCGTTGACCCATTGTCTGGAGGTTCTCAAAGTGGTGACGCAGCGCCAGCAATAGCTACTTCG GTACAGTCTGTTATACAACCTAATCAACAGTCAGTAATCCAGACTGCGACAAATATTCAGCCTGTTGCTATTTCGAAAGGAAACGTCATTCTTGTTAGTAAACCCAACTCAGTCATTCAAACAGCTCAAGCAAGCTTACAGACGATTCAG GTAGTTGAAACAGGTAGCGATGATAGCTTTTCGGACTCCGAAGAATGTCCAGAACAGAGAGGAGGTATTCTTACCAGACGACCATCCTATAAGAAAATTCTCAACGATTTAGGCGGCGGTGAAATTACAG TGATCCCCGCCGGTACCATTCAGATTGCGACCCAAGGAGAGGGTGTCCCGGGGCTCCATACGTTAACTATGAGCAACGCGACAACGGCCGGCGGAACTATAGTACAGTATGCGCAAGGCCAAGATACCCAGTTTTTCGTTCCAG CTTATACAGGACATGGTGTTGTAGTAGAAGATGCAGCTAGAAAAAGAGAATTAAGGTTGTTTAAGAACAG AGAAGCGGCCCGCGAGTGCAGAAGGAAAAAGAAAGAGTACATAAAGTGTTTAGAAAACCGTGTTGCGATACTGGAAAATAGAAATCAGACGTTAATAGAGGAACTGAAATCGTTGAAGCAACTATGCGAGCCGAAAACTGACTGA
- the Crebb gene encoding cyclic-AMP response element binding protein B isoform X11 — protein MESMVEENGSAVDPLSGGSQSGDAAPAIATSVQTLNRTHQQQTHHLVASTSIVQLTLPSSGTTQVQSVIQPNQQSVIQTATNIQPVAISKGNVILVSKPNSVIQTAQASLQTIQVVETGSDDSFSDSEECPEQRGGILTRRPSYKKILNDLGGGEITDGRLPPLESSSECDSNVDSEVSSHSLHYQTVIPAGTIQIATQGEGVPGLHTLTMSNATTAGGTIVQYAQGQDTQFFVPEKRPASAEGKRKST, from the exons ATGGAAAGTATGGTCGAGGAAAATGGATCAGCCGTTGACCCATTGTCTGGAGGTTCTCAAAGTGGTGACGCAGCGCCAGCAATAGCTACTTCGGTACAGACTCTCAATAGAACACATCAGCAGCAAACTCATCATCTGGTAGCTTCTACCAGCATTGTGCAACTGACACTACCTTCGTCAGGGACAACACAG GTACAGTCTGTTATACAACCTAATCAACAGTCAGTAATCCAGACTGCGACAAATATTCAGCCTGTTGCTATTTCGAAAGGAAACGTCATTCTTGTTAGTAAACCCAACTCAGTCATTCAAACAGCTCAAGCAAGCTTACAGACGATTCAG GTAGTTGAAACAGGTAGCGATGATAGCTTTTCGGACTCCGAAGAATGTCCAGAACAGAGAGGAGGTATTCTTACCAGACGACCATCCTATAAGAAAATTCTCAACGATTTAGGCGGCGGTGAAATTACAG ACGGTCGATTGCCCCCCCTAGAATCATCTTCTGAGTGTGATTCTAATGTGGACAGTGAAGTGTCTTCCCACTCTCTCCATTATCAGACAG TGATCCCCGCCGGTACCATTCAGATTGCGACCCAAGGAGAGGGTGTCCCGGGGCTCCATACGTTAACTATGAGCAACGCGACAACGGCCGGCGGAACTATAGTACAGTATGCGCAAGGCCAAGATACCCAGTTTTTCGTTCCAG AGAAGCGGCCCGCGAGTGCAGAAGGAAAAAGAAAGAGTACATAA
- the Crebb gene encoding cyclic-AMP response element binding protein B isoform X4, which yields MESMVEENGSAVDPLSGGSQSGDAAPAIATSVQTLNRTHQQQTHHLVASTSIVQLTLPSSGTTQVQSVIQPNQQSVIQTATNIQPVAISKGNVILVSKPNSVIQTAQASLQTIQVVETGSDDSFSDSEECPEQRGGILTRRPSYKKILNDLGGGEITVIPAGTIQIATQGEGVPGLHTLTMSNATTAGGTIVQYAQGQDTQFFVPENTVSGNVPAYTGHGVVVEDAARKRELRLFKNREAARECRRKKKEYIKCLENRVAILENRNQTLIEELKSLKQLCEPKTD from the exons ATGGAAAGTATGGTCGAGGAAAATGGATCAGCCGTTGACCCATTGTCTGGAGGTTCTCAAAGTGGTGACGCAGCGCCAGCAATAGCTACTTCGGTACAGACTCTCAATAGAACACATCAGCAGCAAACTCATCATCTGGTAGCTTCTACCAGCATTGTGCAACTGACACTACCTTCGTCAGGGACAACACAG GTACAGTCTGTTATACAACCTAATCAACAGTCAGTAATCCAGACTGCGACAAATATTCAGCCTGTTGCTATTTCGAAAGGAAACGTCATTCTTGTTAGTAAACCCAACTCAGTCATTCAAACAGCTCAAGCAAGCTTACAGACGATTCAG GTAGTTGAAACAGGTAGCGATGATAGCTTTTCGGACTCCGAAGAATGTCCAGAACAGAGAGGAGGTATTCTTACCAGACGACCATCCTATAAGAAAATTCTCAACGATTTAGGCGGCGGTGAAATTACAG TGATCCCCGCCGGTACCATTCAGATTGCGACCCAAGGAGAGGGTGTCCCGGGGCTCCATACGTTAACTATGAGCAACGCGACAACGGCCGGCGGAACTATAGTACAGTATGCGCAAGGCCAAGATACCCAGTTTTTCGTTCCAG AGAATACAGTCTCTGGCAATGTTCCAGCTTATACAGGACATGGTGTTGTAGTAGAAGATGCAGCTAGAAAAAGAGAATTAAGGTTGTTTAAGAACAG AGAAGCGGCCCGCGAGTGCAGAAGGAAAAAGAAAGAGTACATAAAGTGTTTAGAAAACCGTGTTGCGATACTGGAAAATAGAAATCAGACGTTAATAGAGGAACTGAAATCGTTGAAGCAACTATGCGAGCCGAAAACTGACTGA
- the Crebb gene encoding cyclic-AMP response element binding protein B isoform X5 codes for MESMVEENGSAVDPLSGGSQSGDAAPAIATSVQSVIQPNQQSVIQTATNIQPVAISKGNVILVSKPNSVIQTAQASLQTIQVVETGSDDSFSDSEECPEQRGGILTRRPSYKKILNDLGGGEITDGRLPPLESSSECDSNVDSEVSSHSLHYQTVIPAGTIQIATQGEGVPGLHTLTMSNATTAGGTIVQYAQGQDTQFFVPENTVSGNVPAYTGHGVVVEDAARKRELRLFKNREAARECRRKKKEYIKCLENRVAILENRNQTLIEELKSLKQLCEPKTD; via the exons ATGGAAAGTATGGTCGAGGAAAATGGATCAGCCGTTGACCCATTGTCTGGAGGTTCTCAAAGTGGTGACGCAGCGCCAGCAATAGCTACTTCG GTACAGTCTGTTATACAACCTAATCAACAGTCAGTAATCCAGACTGCGACAAATATTCAGCCTGTTGCTATTTCGAAAGGAAACGTCATTCTTGTTAGTAAACCCAACTCAGTCATTCAAACAGCTCAAGCAAGCTTACAGACGATTCAG GTAGTTGAAACAGGTAGCGATGATAGCTTTTCGGACTCCGAAGAATGTCCAGAACAGAGAGGAGGTATTCTTACCAGACGACCATCCTATAAGAAAATTCTCAACGATTTAGGCGGCGGTGAAATTACAG ACGGTCGATTGCCCCCCCTAGAATCATCTTCTGAGTGTGATTCTAATGTGGACAGTGAAGTGTCTTCCCACTCTCTCCATTATCAGACAG TGATCCCCGCCGGTACCATTCAGATTGCGACCCAAGGAGAGGGTGTCCCGGGGCTCCATACGTTAACTATGAGCAACGCGACAACGGCCGGCGGAACTATAGTACAGTATGCGCAAGGCCAAGATACCCAGTTTTTCGTTCCAG AGAATACAGTCTCTGGCAATGTTCCAGCTTATACAGGACATGGTGTTGTAGTAGAAGATGCAGCTAGAAAAAGAGAATTAAGGTTGTTTAAGAACAG AGAAGCGGCCCGCGAGTGCAGAAGGAAAAAGAAAGAGTACATAAAGTGTTTAGAAAACCGTGTTGCGATACTGGAAAATAGAAATCAGACGTTAATAGAGGAACTGAAATCGTTGAAGCAACTATGCGAGCCGAAAACTGACTGA
- the Crebb gene encoding cyclic-AMP response element binding protein B isoform X1 produces the protein MESMVEENGSAVDPLSGGSQSGDAAPAIATSVQTLNRTHQQQTHHLVASTSIVQLTLPSSGTTQVQSVIQPNQQSVIQTATNIQPVAISKGNVILVSKPNSVIQTAQASLQTIQVVETGSDDSFSDSEECPEQRGGILTRRPSYKKILNDLGGGEITDGRLPPLESSSECDSNVDSEVSSHSLHYQTVIPAGTIQIATQGEGVPGLHTLTMSNATTAGGTIVQYAQGQDTQFFVPENTVSGNVPAYTGHGVVVEDAARKRELRLFKNREAARECRRKKKEYIKCLENRVAILENRNQTLIEELKSLKQLCEPKTD, from the exons ATGGAAAGTATGGTCGAGGAAAATGGATCAGCCGTTGACCCATTGTCTGGAGGTTCTCAAAGTGGTGACGCAGCGCCAGCAATAGCTACTTCGGTACAGACTCTCAATAGAACACATCAGCAGCAAACTCATCATCTGGTAGCTTCTACCAGCATTGTGCAACTGACACTACCTTCGTCAGGGACAACACAG GTACAGTCTGTTATACAACCTAATCAACAGTCAGTAATCCAGACTGCGACAAATATTCAGCCTGTTGCTATTTCGAAAGGAAACGTCATTCTTGTTAGTAAACCCAACTCAGTCATTCAAACAGCTCAAGCAAGCTTACAGACGATTCAG GTAGTTGAAACAGGTAGCGATGATAGCTTTTCGGACTCCGAAGAATGTCCAGAACAGAGAGGAGGTATTCTTACCAGACGACCATCCTATAAGAAAATTCTCAACGATTTAGGCGGCGGTGAAATTACAG ACGGTCGATTGCCCCCCCTAGAATCATCTTCTGAGTGTGATTCTAATGTGGACAGTGAAGTGTCTTCCCACTCTCTCCATTATCAGACAG TGATCCCCGCCGGTACCATTCAGATTGCGACCCAAGGAGAGGGTGTCCCGGGGCTCCATACGTTAACTATGAGCAACGCGACAACGGCCGGCGGAACTATAGTACAGTATGCGCAAGGCCAAGATACCCAGTTTTTCGTTCCAG AGAATACAGTCTCTGGCAATGTTCCAGCTTATACAGGACATGGTGTTGTAGTAGAAGATGCAGCTAGAAAAAGAGAATTAAGGTTGTTTAAGAACAG AGAAGCGGCCCGCGAGTGCAGAAGGAAAAAGAAAGAGTACATAAAGTGTTTAGAAAACCGTGTTGCGATACTGGAAAATAGAAATCAGACGTTAATAGAGGAACTGAAATCGTTGAAGCAACTATGCGAGCCGAAAACTGACTGA
- the Crebb gene encoding cyclic-AMP response element binding protein B isoform X3, giving the protein MESMVEENGSAVDPLSGGSQSGDAAPAIATSVQTLNRTHQQQTHHLVASTSIVQLTLPSSGTTQVQSVIQPNQQSVIQTATNIQPVAISKGNVILVSKPNSVIQTAQASLQTIQVVETGSDDSFSDSEECPEQRGGILTRRPSYKKILNDLGGGEITDGRLPPLESSSECDSNVDSEVSSHSLHYQTVIPAGTIQIATQGEGVPGLHTLTMSNATTAGGTIVQYAQGQDTQFFVPGHGVVVEDAARKRELRLFKNREAARECRRKKKEYIKCLENRVAILENRNQTLIEELKSLKQLCEPKTD; this is encoded by the exons ATGGAAAGTATGGTCGAGGAAAATGGATCAGCCGTTGACCCATTGTCTGGAGGTTCTCAAAGTGGTGACGCAGCGCCAGCAATAGCTACTTCGGTACAGACTCTCAATAGAACACATCAGCAGCAAACTCATCATCTGGTAGCTTCTACCAGCATTGTGCAACTGACACTACCTTCGTCAGGGACAACACAG GTACAGTCTGTTATACAACCTAATCAACAGTCAGTAATCCAGACTGCGACAAATATTCAGCCTGTTGCTATTTCGAAAGGAAACGTCATTCTTGTTAGTAAACCCAACTCAGTCATTCAAACAGCTCAAGCAAGCTTACAGACGATTCAG GTAGTTGAAACAGGTAGCGATGATAGCTTTTCGGACTCCGAAGAATGTCCAGAACAGAGAGGAGGTATTCTTACCAGACGACCATCCTATAAGAAAATTCTCAACGATTTAGGCGGCGGTGAAATTACAG ACGGTCGATTGCCCCCCCTAGAATCATCTTCTGAGTGTGATTCTAATGTGGACAGTGAAGTGTCTTCCCACTCTCTCCATTATCAGACAG TGATCCCCGCCGGTACCATTCAGATTGCGACCCAAGGAGAGGGTGTCCCGGGGCTCCATACGTTAACTATGAGCAACGCGACAACGGCCGGCGGAACTATAGTACAGTATGCGCAAGGCCAAGATACCCAGTTTTTCGTTCCAG GACATGGTGTTGTAGTAGAAGATGCAGCTAGAAAAAGAGAATTAAGGTTGTTTAAGAACAG AGAAGCGGCCCGCGAGTGCAGAAGGAAAAAGAAAGAGTACATAAAGTGTTTAGAAAACCGTGTTGCGATACTGGAAAATAGAAATCAGACGTTAATAGAGGAACTGAAATCGTTGAAGCAACTATGCGAGCCGAAAACTGACTGA
- the Crebb gene encoding cyclic-AMP response element binding protein B isoform X8, translating to MESMVEENGSAVDPLSGGSQSGDAAPAIATSVQTLNRTHQQQTHHLVASTSIVQLTLPSSGTTQVQSVIQPNQQSVIQTATNIQPVAISKGNVILVSKPNSVIQTAQASLQTIQVVETGSDDSFSDSEECPEQRGGILTRRPSYKKILNDLGGGEITVIPAGTIQIATQGEGVPGLHTLTMSNATTAGGTIVQYAQGQDTQFFVPGHGVVVEDAARKRELRLFKNREAARECRRKKKEYIKCLENRVAILENRNQTLIEELKSLKQLCEPKTD from the exons ATGGAAAGTATGGTCGAGGAAAATGGATCAGCCGTTGACCCATTGTCTGGAGGTTCTCAAAGTGGTGACGCAGCGCCAGCAATAGCTACTTCGGTACAGACTCTCAATAGAACACATCAGCAGCAAACTCATCATCTGGTAGCTTCTACCAGCATTGTGCAACTGACACTACCTTCGTCAGGGACAACACAG GTACAGTCTGTTATACAACCTAATCAACAGTCAGTAATCCAGACTGCGACAAATATTCAGCCTGTTGCTATTTCGAAAGGAAACGTCATTCTTGTTAGTAAACCCAACTCAGTCATTCAAACAGCTCAAGCAAGCTTACAGACGATTCAG GTAGTTGAAACAGGTAGCGATGATAGCTTTTCGGACTCCGAAGAATGTCCAGAACAGAGAGGAGGTATTCTTACCAGACGACCATCCTATAAGAAAATTCTCAACGATTTAGGCGGCGGTGAAATTACAG TGATCCCCGCCGGTACCATTCAGATTGCGACCCAAGGAGAGGGTGTCCCGGGGCTCCATACGTTAACTATGAGCAACGCGACAACGGCCGGCGGAACTATAGTACAGTATGCGCAAGGCCAAGATACCCAGTTTTTCGTTCCAG GACATGGTGTTGTAGTAGAAGATGCAGCTAGAAAAAGAGAATTAAGGTTGTTTAAGAACAG AGAAGCGGCCCGCGAGTGCAGAAGGAAAAAGAAAGAGTACATAAAGTGTTTAGAAAACCGTGTTGCGATACTGGAAAATAGAAATCAGACGTTAATAGAGGAACTGAAATCGTTGAAGCAACTATGCGAGCCGAAAACTGACTGA
- the Crebb gene encoding cyclic-AMP response element binding protein B isoform X6, protein MESMVEENGSAVDPLSGGSQSGDAAPAIATSVQTLNRTHQQQTHHLVASTSIVQLTLPSSGTTQVQSVIQPNQQSVIQTATNIQPVAISKGNVILVSKPNSVIQTAQASLQTIQVVETGSDDSFSDSEECPEQRGGILTRRPSYKKILNDLGGGEITVIPAGTIQIATQGEGVPGLHTLTMSNATTAGGTIVQYAQGQDTQFFVPAYTGHGVVVEDAARKRELRLFKNREAARECRRKKKEYIKCLENRVAILENRNQTLIEELKSLKQLCEPKTD, encoded by the exons ATGGAAAGTATGGTCGAGGAAAATGGATCAGCCGTTGACCCATTGTCTGGAGGTTCTCAAAGTGGTGACGCAGCGCCAGCAATAGCTACTTCGGTACAGACTCTCAATAGAACACATCAGCAGCAAACTCATCATCTGGTAGCTTCTACCAGCATTGTGCAACTGACACTACCTTCGTCAGGGACAACACAG GTACAGTCTGTTATACAACCTAATCAACAGTCAGTAATCCAGACTGCGACAAATATTCAGCCTGTTGCTATTTCGAAAGGAAACGTCATTCTTGTTAGTAAACCCAACTCAGTCATTCAAACAGCTCAAGCAAGCTTACAGACGATTCAG GTAGTTGAAACAGGTAGCGATGATAGCTTTTCGGACTCCGAAGAATGTCCAGAACAGAGAGGAGGTATTCTTACCAGACGACCATCCTATAAGAAAATTCTCAACGATTTAGGCGGCGGTGAAATTACAG TGATCCCCGCCGGTACCATTCAGATTGCGACCCAAGGAGAGGGTGTCCCGGGGCTCCATACGTTAACTATGAGCAACGCGACAACGGCCGGCGGAACTATAGTACAGTATGCGCAAGGCCAAGATACCCAGTTTTTCGTTCCAG CTTATACAGGACATGGTGTTGTAGTAGAAGATGCAGCTAGAAAAAGAGAATTAAGGTTGTTTAAGAACAG AGAAGCGGCCCGCGAGTGCAGAAGGAAAAAGAAAGAGTACATAAAGTGTTTAGAAAACCGTGTTGCGATACTGGAAAATAGAAATCAGACGTTAATAGAGGAACTGAAATCGTTGAAGCAACTATGCGAGCCGAAAACTGACTGA
- the Crebb gene encoding cyclic-AMP response element binding protein B isoform X10, with the protein MESMVEENGSAVDPLSGGSQSGDAAPAIATSVQSVIQPNQQSVIQTATNIQPVAISKGNVILVSKPNSVIQTAQASLQTIQVVETGSDDSFSDSEECPEQRGGILTRRPSYKKILNDLGGGEITVIPAGTIQIATQGEGVPGLHTLTMSNATTAGGTIVQYAQGQDTQFFVPENTVSGNVPAYTGHGVVVEDAARKRELRLFKNREAARECRRKKKEYIKCLENRVAILENRNQTLIEELKSLKQLCEPKTD; encoded by the exons ATGGAAAGTATGGTCGAGGAAAATGGATCAGCCGTTGACCCATTGTCTGGAGGTTCTCAAAGTGGTGACGCAGCGCCAGCAATAGCTACTTCG GTACAGTCTGTTATACAACCTAATCAACAGTCAGTAATCCAGACTGCGACAAATATTCAGCCTGTTGCTATTTCGAAAGGAAACGTCATTCTTGTTAGTAAACCCAACTCAGTCATTCAAACAGCTCAAGCAAGCTTACAGACGATTCAG GTAGTTGAAACAGGTAGCGATGATAGCTTTTCGGACTCCGAAGAATGTCCAGAACAGAGAGGAGGTATTCTTACCAGACGACCATCCTATAAGAAAATTCTCAACGATTTAGGCGGCGGTGAAATTACAG TGATCCCCGCCGGTACCATTCAGATTGCGACCCAAGGAGAGGGTGTCCCGGGGCTCCATACGTTAACTATGAGCAACGCGACAACGGCCGGCGGAACTATAGTACAGTATGCGCAAGGCCAAGATACCCAGTTTTTCGTTCCAG AGAATACAGTCTCTGGCAATGTTCCAGCTTATACAGGACATGGTGTTGTAGTAGAAGATGCAGCTAGAAAAAGAGAATTAAGGTTGTTTAAGAACAG AGAAGCGGCCCGCGAGTGCAGAAGGAAAAAGAAAGAGTACATAAAGTGTTTAGAAAACCGTGTTGCGATACTGGAAAATAGAAATCAGACGTTAATAGAGGAACTGAAATCGTTGAAGCAACTATGCGAGCCGAAAACTGACTGA
- the Crebb gene encoding cyclic-AMP response element binding protein B isoform X13, whose product MESMVEENGSAVDPLSGGSQSGDAAPAIATSVQSVIQPNQQSVIQTATNIQPVAISKGNVILVSKPNSVIQTAQASLQTIQVVETGSDDSFSDSEECPEQRGGILTRRPSYKKILNDLGGGEITVIPAGTIQIATQGEGVPGLHTLTMSNATTAGGTIVQYAQGQDTQFFVPGHGVVVEDAARKRELRLFKNREAARECRRKKKEYIKCLENRVAILENRNQTLIEELKSLKQLCEPKTD is encoded by the exons ATGGAAAGTATGGTCGAGGAAAATGGATCAGCCGTTGACCCATTGTCTGGAGGTTCTCAAAGTGGTGACGCAGCGCCAGCAATAGCTACTTCG GTACAGTCTGTTATACAACCTAATCAACAGTCAGTAATCCAGACTGCGACAAATATTCAGCCTGTTGCTATTTCGAAAGGAAACGTCATTCTTGTTAGTAAACCCAACTCAGTCATTCAAACAGCTCAAGCAAGCTTACAGACGATTCAG GTAGTTGAAACAGGTAGCGATGATAGCTTTTCGGACTCCGAAGAATGTCCAGAACAGAGAGGAGGTATTCTTACCAGACGACCATCCTATAAGAAAATTCTCAACGATTTAGGCGGCGGTGAAATTACAG TGATCCCCGCCGGTACCATTCAGATTGCGACCCAAGGAGAGGGTGTCCCGGGGCTCCATACGTTAACTATGAGCAACGCGACAACGGCCGGCGGAACTATAGTACAGTATGCGCAAGGCCAAGATACCCAGTTTTTCGTTCCAG GACATGGTGTTGTAGTAGAAGATGCAGCTAGAAAAAGAGAATTAAGGTTGTTTAAGAACAG AGAAGCGGCCCGCGAGTGCAGAAGGAAAAAGAAAGAGTACATAAAGTGTTTAGAAAACCGTGTTGCGATACTGGAAAATAGAAATCAGACGTTAATAGAGGAACTGAAATCGTTGAAGCAACTATGCGAGCCGAAAACTGACTGA